The Clostridioides difficile genome has a segment encoding these proteins:
- a CDS encoding MATE family efflux transporter gives MKYTTNLTEGNIRNELLILMFPLLLGNILQQLYNTIDAIIVGRFVSQTAFAAVGVAGTIMNLFIFILSGSCTGISIIFAHFYGAGDLSSFRKESFLATVFGITLTLGLSICAIFMLSPLLNLIHTPQEVSSIAISYLNIIFCGLIATYFYNLLSAALRAVGNTKAALIILMLSMIINTVLDIIFVAVCDFGIQGAAFATVLSQTLASIFCFIYIRKNISFILFRKKDMKFELKLLRLTLSYSLISALHQSSLYIGKLLVQGAVNLMGTDMITAYTATTRIEGFANSFGDSGAEAISIFVAQNTGNENKKRAKQGFYTGLIILVCLGIGLSLIMYFFAKTTIEFMTTNSNSRIIINGIEYMKTIAIFYVLCFIGSAFVGWYRGSGKVNIPVIGTILHISIRVIISYLFIQQFGLKTIAFATGIGWVFIVTFQYIIFCKSKK, from the coding sequence ATGAAATATACAACTAACTTAACAGAGGGAAACATAAGGAATGAATTGCTTATACTCATGTTCCCATTACTCTTAGGAAATATACTTCAACAACTTTATAATACTATTGATGCTATTATAGTTGGTAGGTTTGTCAGTCAAACTGCTTTTGCCGCTGTAGGTGTAGCAGGAACTATTATGAACCTTTTTATATTTATACTAAGTGGAAGTTGTACAGGTATATCAATTATATTTGCACATTTTTATGGAGCTGGTGATTTATCTTCATTTAGAAAAGAATCTTTTCTAGCAACTGTCTTTGGCATTACATTAACTTTAGGATTAAGTATATGTGCAATATTTATGCTTTCTCCATTACTAAATTTAATTCATACACCACAAGAAGTTTCAAGCATTGCTATATCATACCTAAATATTATTTTTTGTGGCCTTATCGCAACATACTTTTATAATTTATTATCAGCAGCCTTAAGGGCTGTTGGGAATACTAAAGCTGCCCTAATTATCTTAATGCTTTCAATGATAATAAATACTGTTTTGGATATAATTTTTGTTGCAGTATGTGATTTTGGAATTCAAGGAGCAGCTTTTGCAACTGTACTTTCACAGACTCTTGCATCAATTTTTTGCTTTATTTATATAAGAAAAAACATTTCATTTATTTTGTTTAGAAAGAAAGATATGAAGTTTGAATTGAAATTACTAAGATTAACTCTCTCCTATAGTCTAATTTCAGCTCTTCATCAATCTAGTTTATACATCGGAAAATTGCTAGTACAGGGAGCTGTAAATCTAATGGGAACAGACATGATTACGGCATATACTGCTACAACAAGAATTGAAGGCTTTGCCAATTCTTTTGGTGATAGTGGCGCTGAGGCTATCTCTATATTTGTCGCACAAAATACTGGAAATGAAAATAAAAAAAGAGCAAAGCAAGGATTTTATACGGGATTGATTATACTAGTGTGTCTAGGAATTGGATTATCTTTGATAATGTATTTCTTTGCAAAGACTACTATTGAATTTATGACTACTAATTCCAATAGTAGAATTATAATAAACGGCATAGAGTACATGAAAACTATAGCTATTTTCTATGTTTTATGTTTTATAGGGAGTGCATTTGTTGGATGGTATAGAGGAAGTGGAAAAGTAAATATTCCTGTGATTGGAACCATCTTACATATATCAATTCGTGTTATTATTTCTTATTTGTTTATTCAACAATTTGGTTTAAAAACGATTGCATTTGCTACTGGCATAGGATGGGTTTTTATTGTAACATTTCAGTATATTATTTTTTGTAAGTCAAAAAAATAG
- a CDS encoding VOC family protein, whose translation MKIYDVLTRFYIKEIENAIPFYENLLKEKCSLRFSYKEVGLELAQVGNVLLLSGSDTALKPFIETKATFMVDSVDEWRRYLLQSGAVVIRDKKKVPTGYNMTVKHPDGTIVEYVQHTK comes from the coding sequence ATGAAGATATATGATGTATTAACACGTTTTTATATTAAGGAGATAGAAAATGCCATTCCTTTTTATGAAAATCTTTTAAAAGAGAAATGTTCTTTACGTTTTTCTTATAAAGAAGTGGGGTTAGAATTGGCTCAGGTAGGAAATGTTTTGCTGTTATCTGGTTCTGATACTGCTCTTAAACCATTTATAGAAACGAAAGCTACTTTTATGGTCGATTCTGTGGATGAATGGAGACGTTATTTGCTACAAAGTGGAGCTGTAGTGATAAGAGACAAGAAAAAAGTTCCTACAGGATATAATATGACAGTAAAACATCCAGATGGAACAATTGTAGAGTATGTTCAGCATACAAAATAA
- a CDS encoding M15 family metallopeptidase: MINNILLDKNKEDEMVNNILLTKDKIYDGNLILVNASLPVKTSEDMDLISVDTRFPSILMKREATNVLQHILKNIGGINEIVPVSGYRTANEQQDIYSSSLHDNGKDFTEKFVALPNSSEHQTGLAIDLGLKKDIIDFICPEFPYNGICNEFRKTAPHYGFIERYQCKKEEITGISQEPWHFRYVGYPHSEIINKMNLALEEYIEYIKGFSYTNCLKIEDKEKIIEIFYVPLYAKEEVRISIPEQCVYQISGNNKDGFIVTLWRNKND; the protein is encoded by the coding sequence ATGATAAATAATATTTTATTAGATAAAAATAAAGAAGATGAAATGGTAAATAATATTTTATTAACTAAAGATAAAATTTATGATGGAAATTTAATTCTAGTAAATGCTTCTTTACCAGTTAAAACATCTGAAGATATGGATTTAATCTCTGTGGATACAAGATTTCCAAGTATTCTTATGAAACGTGAAGCTACAAATGTTTTACAACATATTTTAAAAAATATAGGTGGTATAAATGAAATAGTACCTGTAAGTGGATATCGTACTGCAAATGAACAACAGGATATATATTCAAGTTCTCTGCATGACAATGGAAAAGATTTTACTGAAAAGTTTGTGGCACTTCCAAATAGCAGTGAACACCAGACAGGGCTTGCTATTGACCTAGGATTAAAGAAAGATATTATAGATTTTATTTGCCCTGAGTTTCCTTATAATGGTATATGCAATGAGTTTCGTAAAACAGCACCACATTATGGTTTTATAGAGCGTTATCAGTGTAAAAAAGAAGAAATAACAGGAATATCTCAAGAACCATGGCATTTTCGTTATGTTGGATATCCACATTCTGAGATTATTAATAAAATGAATCTAGCTCTTGAAGAATACATAGAATATATCAAGGGATTTTCCTATACAAATTGTTTGAAGATAGAGGATAAAGAAAAAATCATAGAAATATTTTATGTACCTCTTTATGCTAAAGAAGAAGTAAGAATCTCTATACCTGAACAATGCGTCTATCAAATATCAGGTAATAATAAGGATGGTTTTATTGTGACACTTTGGAGAAATAAAAATGACTAA
- the vanG gene encoding D-alanine--D-serine ligase VanG, whose protein sequence is MNKKKIAVIFGGNSTEYDVSLQSSFAVLGNLNTEKYDIIPIGITREGDWYHYTGDYNNIQNNTWFERSADIMPVIVSQNRVQNGIIEFCKNYTKYIKLDFAFPVLHGKNGEDGTVQGLFELAGIKVIGCGTLSSALCMDKDKSHKLVYAEGIEVPKSILIKYSDKFNVAEMSKDLTYPLFVKPVRAGSSFGISKIYKKEDLQVAVNLAFEHDNQVIIEENIDGFEVGCAVLGNDDLLVGRVDEIELSKGFLDYTGFFDYTEKYTLKSSKIHMPARIDTTCEKRIQETARTIYRALGCSGFARVDMFLTPSGKIVFNEVNTIPGFTSHSRYPNMMKGIGLSFEEILDKIIEVYVK, encoded by the coding sequence ATGAATAAGAAAAAAATTGCAGTTATCTTTGGTGGAAACTCAACAGAATACGATGTATCACTACAATCATCTTTTGCAGTACTTGGAAATTTGAATACAGAAAAGTATGATATTATACCAATTGGAATTACAAGGGAGGGCGATTGGTATCATTATACTGGAGATTATAATAATATTCAGAACAACACTTGGTTTGAAAGGTCTGCTGATATAATGCCAGTTATTGTCTCTCAGAATCGTGTCCAAAATGGTATTATTGAATTCTGTAAAAATTATACTAAATATATTAAACTTGATTTTGCATTTCCTGTATTGCATGGAAAAAATGGAGAAGATGGAACAGTACAGGGACTATTTGAATTAGCAGGTATAAAGGTTATTGGATGTGGGACTCTTTCTTCAGCATTATGTATGGACAAAGATAAATCTCATAAACTTGTTTATGCAGAAGGTATTGAAGTGCCAAAATCAATCCTAATAAAATACTCAGATAAATTTAATGTAGCTGAAATGTCAAAAGATTTAACTTATCCATTATTTGTAAAGCCTGTGCGTGCAGGTTCATCATTTGGTATTAGTAAAATTTATAAAAAAGAAGACTTACAAGTAGCAGTAAACCTGGCTTTTGAACATGATAATCAGGTAATAATTGAGGAAAATATTGATGGTTTTGAGGTAGGTTGTGCAGTTTTAGGGAATGATGATTTACTTGTTGGAAGAGTAGATGAAATAGAATTATCAAAAGGATTTCTTGACTACACAGGATTTTTTGACTATACAGAAAAATATACATTAAAAAGTTCAAAAATTCATATGCCAGCTAGAATTGATACTACCTGTGAGAAAAGAATACAAGAGACAGCAAGAACTATTTATAGAGCTCTTGGATGTTCTGGATTTGCTAGAGTCGATATGTTTTTGACTCCATCAGGTAAAATTGTTTTTAACGAAGTCAATACAATTCCTGGATTTACTTCTCATAGTCGTTATCCGAATATGATGAAAGGCATTGGATTGTCTTTTGAAGAAATTTTGGACAAGATAATTGAGGTGTATGTAAAATGA
- a CDS encoding HAMP domain-containing histidine kinase — protein sequence MRTVVMAFVAIIFIWALYSFILYGNFSVWIVSFFENVFHMESKAALNLYQQIFRNYMEIFMILAIVIVFFIIFRVYLNWFTKYFSEINQGIDSLIKEDVGEVVLSPELLAIEKKINSIKHTLEQRKFDAQMAEQRKNDLIVYLAHDLKTPLTSVIGYLTLLRDENQISEELREKYLSISLDKAERLEDLINEFFEITRFNLSNIELEYSKVNLTRMLEQLTYEFTPTLMSKNLKYTLSVAPNMMIKCDVNKMQRVFDNLLRNAIYYSFEDTTIEITAIQDEDDIKLKFENHGNTIPEEKIERIFEQFYRLDTSRSSNSGGAGLGLAIAKEIVELHKGTITAHSENDIITFEVVIPIVGNL from the coding sequence ATGAGAACAGTTGTAATGGCATTTGTAGCCATTATCTTTATATGGGCTTTATATTCTTTTATATTGTATGGTAATTTTTCTGTTTGGATAGTATCTTTCTTTGAAAATGTTTTTCATATGGAATCTAAAGCTGCATTGAATTTATATCAGCAGATTTTCCGTAATTATATGGAGATTTTTATGATACTAGCTATAGTAATTGTGTTTTTTATAATATTCCGTGTATATTTAAATTGGTTTACAAAATATTTTAGTGAAATCAATCAAGGTATTGACTCGCTTATCAAAGAAGATGTTGGAGAAGTGGTTTTATCTCCAGAGCTATTGGCGATAGAAAAGAAAATAAACTCAATTAAACATACACTTGAACAACGTAAATTTGATGCACAAATGGCAGAACAGCGTAAGAATGACCTTATTGTTTATCTTGCACATGATTTAAAAACACCACTTACATCAGTTATAGGGTATCTTACATTGCTTCGAGATGAAAATCAGATTTCTGAAGAACTGCGAGAAAAGTATTTATCTATTTCGTTGGACAAGGCAGAACGACTTGAAGATTTAATCAATGAATTTTTTGAAATTACAAGGTTTAATTTATCAAATATAGAACTTGAATATAGTAAAGTAAACTTAACTCGTATGCTTGAACAACTAACGTATGAATTTACGCCTACTTTGATGAGTAAGAATTTAAAATATACACTGAGTGTCGCACCAAATATGATGATAAAGTGTGATGTTAATAAAATGCAACGTGTATTTGATAACTTATTAAGAAATGCCATTTATTATAGTTTTGAAGATACCACTATTGAAATAACAGCAATACAGGATGAAGATGATATAAAGCTTAAATTTGAAAATCATGGTAATACAATTCCAGAGGAAAAAATTGAGCGTATTTTTGAACAATTTTATAGGCTGGATACATCTCGTAGTTCAAACAGTGGTGGAGCTGGATTGGGTCTTGCTATAGCGAAAGAGATAGTTGAGCTTCATAAAGGAACAATAACAGCTCATAGTGAAAATGATATAATTACCTTTGAGGTTGTTATTCCGATTGTAGGAAATTTGTAA
- the vanR gene encoding VanR-ABDEGLN family response regulator transcription factor: MSENILIVDDEKEIADLIEVYLKNEGFTVYKFYTGKEALECIESKNLDMAILDIMLPDVDGFQICQKIREKYYYPIIMLTAKVEDIDKIMGLTIGADDYITKPFNPLEVVARVKTQLRRYMRYNNSSEQQVITVNEYDIKGLVINKETHKCSLFGKEVSLTPIEFSILWYLCEHQGKVVPSEELFEAVWGEKYLDNNNTVMAHIGRLREKMHEPSKNPKFIKTVWGVGYTIEK, translated from the coding sequence ATGAGCGAAAATATTTTAATTGTAGATGATGAAAAAGAAATAGCAGATTTAATTGAAGTCTATTTAAAAAATGAAGGTTTTACAGTATACAAGTTTTACACAGGCAAAGAAGCTCTAGAATGTATTGAATCTAAAAACTTGGATATGGCTATTTTAGATATTATGCTTCCTGATGTTGACGGATTTCAGATTTGCCAGAAAATCCGAGAGAAGTACTATTATCCTATTATTATGTTAACCGCAAAAGTTGAAGACATAGACAAGATAATGGGTTTAACTATAGGTGCTGATGATTATATAACAAAGCCATTTAACCCTTTGGAAGTTGTTGCAAGAGTAAAAACACAACTAAGAAGATATATGCGATATAATAATTCTTCTGAACAACAAGTGATAACTGTCAATGAGTATGATATTAAAGGATTGGTTATCAATAAAGAAACACATAAATGCAGTTTATTTGGTAAAGAAGTATCACTAACACCAATTGAATTTTCTATTCTTTGGTACTTATGTGAACATCAAGGAAAAGTGGTTCCTTCTGAAGAATTGTTTGAAGCTGTATGGGGAGAAAAATATCTTGATAATAATAATACAGTTATGGCTCACATAGGCCGATTACGTGAAAAAATGCACGAGCCTTCTAAAAATCCAAAATTTATAAAAACTGTATGGGGAGTAGGTTATACAATTGAAAAGTAA
- a CDS encoding glyoxalase, giving the protein MKYAGCLFAVKDIQIARKFYEEVFDLKVIVDYGKNIVFEGGLSLQQDFDWLTGISKEDMKDKENNCEIFFEAEYFEEFISKLNTRNDVTLLRDVEEAPWGQKIVRIYDLDNHLIEIGESMKSVVNRFQEQGMSLAEVATRMDVTIDDVNQILQG; this is encoded by the coding sequence ATGAAATATGCAGGTTGTTTATTTGCAGTAAAAGATATTCAAATTGCTCGTAAATTCTATGAAGAAGTATTTGATTTAAAAGTTATTGTTGACTATGGAAAAAATATTGTATTTGAGGGTGGACTGTCATTGCAACAAGACTTTGATTGGTTGACAGGAATCTCTAAAGAAGATATGAAAGACAAAGAGAATAATTGTGAAATATTCTTTGAAGCAGAGTATTTTGAAGAGTTTATATCAAAACTAAATACAAGAAATGATGTGACTTTACTTCGTGATGTGGAAGAAGCACCATGGGGCCAAAAGATAGTTCGAATTTATGATTTGGATAATCATTTAATTGAAATAGGTGAATCTATGAAATCAGTAGTTAATAGATTTCAAGAACAAGGTATGAGTCTTGCTGAAGTAGCTACAAGAATGGATGTAACTATTGATGATGTCAATCAAATTTTGCAAGGCTAA
- a CDS encoding DUF2089 domain-containing protein — MYQVISRCPVCGRKLKVVKLQCENCDTVIENDFCLSAFDYLSVDDLFFAETFLKCRGNIKEVEKELKISYPTVRSRLDDIIQKLDGKPNVKLSSDSRKKEILDELEKGEITPAEALEQMKENK, encoded by the coding sequence ATGTATCAAGTTATCAGCCGCTGTCCAGTATGTGGAAGAAAACTTAAAGTTGTCAAGCTACAATGTGAAAACTGTGATACAGTGATTGAAAATGATTTCTGCCTCAGTGCATTTGACTATCTATCTGTAGATGATTTATTCTTTGCAGAAACATTTTTAAAATGTCGTGGCAACATAAAAGAAGTGGAAAAAGAACTAAAGATTTCTTATCCAACTGTTCGTTCTAGGTTAGATGATATTATCCAAAAACTAGATGGGAAACCCAATGTGAAATTGTCTTCGGATTCACGTAAAAAGGAGATTTTAGATGAACTTGAAAAAGGAGAAATCACCCCAGCAGAGGCATTAGAACAAATGAAAGAAAATAAATAA
- a CDS encoding DUF3796 domain-containing protein, with amino-acid sequence MIKKKFFMGFCGFLGFLSFRYFSSGNFSDLMYIGFFAFFANFIIAKINGDKADERYVEDEKSAMAFTGQFAIIELFILWCITIISRNVELMCVLLSIAYAVTLNVYAIKLYMLEEK; translated from the coding sequence ATGATTAAGAAAAAATTTTTTATGGGATTTTGTGGTTTTCTTGGATTCTTAAGTTTTAGATATTTTTCATCTGGCAATTTTTCTGACCTTATGTATATTGGTTTTTTTGCTTTTTTCGCCAACTTTATTATAGCGAAAATAAATGGTGATAAGGCAGATGAAAGATATGTAGAAGATGAAAAATCGGCCATGGCATTTACAGGACAATTTGCTATTATAGAGTTATTTATTTTATGGTGTATCACTATTATATCTAGAAATGTTGAATTAATGTGTGTTTTGTTATCCATTGCATATGCAGTTACATTAAATGTTTATGCGATAAAACTTTATATGTTAGAGGAAAAATAA
- a CDS encoding helix-turn-helix transcriptional regulator, with protein MAKFICNLKKYRQLKELTQEQLAEKVGVRRETIMRLETGKYNPSLKLAIDISRIVDAPIDELFIFD; from the coding sequence ATGGCGAAATTTATTTGTAATCTTAAAAAATATAGACAATTAAAAGAATTAACTCAAGAACAATTAGCAGAAAAAGTTGGGGTTAGAAGAGAAACTATTATGCGTTTAGAAACAGGAAAATATAATCCTTCTCTAAAATTGGCAATAGATATATCAAGGATAGTAGATGCACCAATTGACGAGTTATTCATTTTCGATTAG
- a CDS encoding alcohol dehydrogenase catalytic domain-containing protein encodes MSVKMMKAAVLAGPKQIEIKELPIPEVEPGEIEITISACGVCGSDIHMWNTGKGWNPELTDFVMGHEFCGVVTNPGDSDFNVGDRVVFWANMYCGECDMCKAGQEQLCREVNGMNYIGFVRNGAYAEKFVWRASNAYKLPDTVSDTAAGLIDPLMVAYHAVRMSGLKLHDKVLVVGSGIIGQLTGGLVKKAGASYLAMAKRNDRKLGLAKEIGDFDEYFDSSMSDSGAIMNQATGGGFDIVFECVGTEESLAASIDAVKPGGKIITVGNSIDDTIQISLNKIVLHEINLIGSVSCTRTEFEETIDLIASGMIDVDKYVTDILKLDELQQAFERLTSKTDPVVKIVVKP; translated from the coding sequence ATGAGTGTAAAAATGATGAAAGCGGCTGTGTTAGCTGGACCAAAGCAGATTGAAATCAAGGAACTTCCGATTCCAGAAGTAGAACCAGGTGAAATTGAAATAACAATTTCTGCTTGTGGAGTATGTGGCAGTGATATTCATATGTGGAATACAGGAAAAGGCTGGAATCCTGAACTTACAGACTTTGTTATGGGACATGAATTCTGTGGTGTAGTTACCAATCCAGGAGATAGTGATTTCAATGTGGGTGATAGAGTTGTATTTTGGGCAAATATGTATTGTGGAGAATGTGATATGTGCAAAGCAGGACAAGAACAGCTCTGCCGAGAGGTAAATGGTATGAATTATATCGGATTTGTGCGCAATGGTGCTTATGCAGAAAAATTTGTATGGAGAGCCAGCAACGCATATAAGCTGCCAGATACAGTATCAGATACAGCGGCTGGATTGATTGATCCTCTTATGGTTGCTTATCATGCGGTTCGCATGTCAGGATTAAAATTACATGATAAAGTGCTTGTGGTTGGAAGTGGGATAATCGGACAATTAACAGGTGGACTGGTAAAAAAAGCAGGTGCTTCTTATCTCGCAATGGCTAAGAGAAATGATCGCAAACTTGGTCTGGCAAAAGAAATTGGAGATTTTGATGAGTATTTTGACAGTAGTATGTCTGATAGTGGTGCAATCATGAATCAAGCAACAGGTGGCGGTTTTGACATTGTATTTGAATGTGTTGGCACAGAAGAATCGCTGGCAGCAAGTATTGATGCAGTAAAGCCAGGCGGAAAAATCATTACAGTTGGAAATTCCATTGATGATACAATTCAGATTTCCTTAAATAAGATTGTGCTTCATGAGATTAATCTGATTGGAAGCGTATCCTGTACTCGCACAGAATTTGAGGAAACTATTGATTTAATTGCTAGTGGAATGATTGATGTAGATAAGTATGTAACAGACATCCTGAAACTTGATGAACTTCAGCAGGCGTTTGAGCGACTTACTTCGAAAACTGACCCTGTTGTAAAAATAGTAGTTAAACCATAA
- a CDS encoding flavodoxin — translation MKKLRKMLTLIMVVCLAFVMSACGKTANTSSNEKQDTNQTQSGNMKGTESAEEKESLQKSATKDTESDKTAETDHVLVVYFSATGTTKGVAEKIAALTDADLYEIIPAEPYTNDDLNYNNDKSRASVEMNDPNARPGIGGETISFDGYSTIYIGYPIWWGDAPRIMSTFVENHDFDGITVIPFCTSGSSGIERSRDTLTEQAGSGNWLSGEKFSGNVSNIDLQSWIEELK, via the coding sequence ATGAAGAAACTCAGAAAAATGCTTACTTTGATTATGGTAGTATGTCTGGCATTTGTGATGTCTGCATGTGGAAAGACTGCTAATACTTCATCAAATGAAAAACAAGATACAAATCAGACACAGTCTGGGAATATGAAAGGTACAGAGTCTGCTGAAGAAAAAGAATCCTTGCAGAAATCAGCTACAAAGGATACAGAGAGTGATAAAACAGCCGAAACAGATCATGTGCTTGTCGTATATTTTTCTGCAACAGGGACAACAAAGGGAGTAGCAGAGAAAATCGCTGCACTGACAGATGCGGATTTGTATGAAATTATTCCAGCAGAACCATATACCAATGATGATTTGAACTATAACAATGATAAGAGTCGAGCATCTGTGGAAATGAATGACCCAAATGCTCGTCCAGGAATTGGTGGCGAAACAATTTCTTTTGATGGGTATTCCACCATATACATTGGTTATCCGATTTGGTGGGGAGATGCACCACGCATCATGAGTACTTTTGTGGAAAATCATGATTTTGATGGGATTACTGTTATCCCATTTTGCACATCTGGTAGCAGTGGAATCGAACGAAGCAGAGATACTCTTACTGAACAGGCAGGAAGTGGTAATTGGTTGTCTGGTGAAAAGTTTAGTGGAAATGTGTCAAATATCGACCTACAGTCATGGATTGAGGAATTGAAGTAA